One window of Cryptosporangium minutisporangium genomic DNA carries:
- a CDS encoding O-antigen ligase family protein yields the protein MTGLASARGVGASIGAVVVAAAAVVEYVRTDHLGEAAEASVAALLAVAVVWLAVTLPGSTPRGAAIGGAFVLAGILTWTSTDRPIVIWGALAIAGLAFAVWGRPWISGLRSLPGLGAAWTGLSYWLLGIVGALLVGHLTVGVQRLAYAGVFTLAALAVVAFVRSTGRDPSVGVAAAVLVGIAALLLAGSGSVFDTVREAPAGSGQLMRDRFWGGLDLFYHPNSLAGLGVVAAIRIGLDRAFATWQRLAVTGLAGLLLTLSDSRTGIVFAAAAALLHAVLVLRRRRPDLPDYRRRWAAMATPFVILALVLVFTGGYVNLTRDRLNTAATPNSTRIDAATSGRTDTWRQVLTDWQDAGVAEKLFGDATTSRAVVTRTDDGAPVDGPRRQLNTDNAAVGAFRRGGVLGAVAFLVGVGLLVAHAVRRRRDGTAPAAWFTVAVAAILPTIATEDWVLGGTNGAIWILLLAGEAFLVARGQPTTRWRGWERSTTRRSSAAAVASSAGS from the coding sequence ATGACCGGACTCGCCTCTGCGCGGGGCGTCGGGGCATCGATCGGCGCCGTCGTCGTCGCGGCCGCCGCGGTGGTCGAGTACGTGCGCACCGATCACCTGGGGGAGGCCGCCGAGGCGTCGGTCGCGGCGCTGCTCGCGGTGGCGGTGGTGTGGCTGGCCGTCACACTGCCCGGGAGCACGCCGCGGGGCGCGGCGATCGGGGGCGCGTTCGTCCTGGCCGGGATCCTCACCTGGACCTCCACCGATCGGCCGATCGTCATCTGGGGGGCGCTGGCGATCGCCGGCCTCGCGTTCGCGGTGTGGGGCCGGCCGTGGATCTCCGGCCTGCGGTCGTTGCCTGGCCTGGGCGCCGCCTGGACCGGCTTGTCCTACTGGCTACTGGGTATCGTCGGCGCGCTCCTCGTCGGCCACCTGACCGTGGGCGTGCAGCGCCTCGCCTACGCCGGTGTGTTCACGCTGGCCGCGCTCGCGGTGGTCGCGTTCGTCCGCTCGACCGGCCGGGACCCCAGCGTCGGCGTCGCCGCGGCCGTCCTCGTCGGCATCGCGGCCCTGCTGCTGGCCGGCTCGGGAAGCGTGTTCGACACCGTCCGCGAGGCGCCGGCGGGATCCGGCCAGCTGATGCGTGACCGCTTCTGGGGCGGCCTGGACCTGTTCTACCACCCGAACTCGCTGGCCGGCCTGGGCGTCGTCGCCGCGATCCGGATCGGCCTCGACCGGGCGTTCGCCACCTGGCAGCGGCTGGCGGTCACCGGCCTGGCCGGTCTTCTGCTGACGCTGAGCGACTCCCGGACCGGGATCGTCTTCGCCGCCGCGGCCGCGCTGCTGCACGCCGTTCTGGTGTTACGGCGACGCCGGCCCGACCTACCGGACTACCGGCGCAGGTGGGCGGCGATGGCCACCCCGTTCGTGATCCTCGCGCTGGTCCTCGTCTTCACCGGCGGCTACGTCAACCTGACGCGGGACCGGCTGAACACCGCGGCCACCCCGAACAGCACCCGGATCGACGCCGCGACCAGTGGCCGCACCGACACCTGGCGGCAGGTCCTGACCGACTGGCAGGACGCCGGCGTCGCGGAGAAGTTGTTCGGCGACGCCACCACCTCCCGCGCGGTCGTGACCCGCACGGACGACGGGGCACCGGTGGACGGACCGCGGCGTCAGCTGAACACCGACAACGCGGCGGTCGGCGCATTCCGCCGCGGTGGTGTGCTCGGCGCGGTGGCGTTCCTGGTCGGCGTGGGGCTGCTGGTGGCCCACGCGGTACGGCGGCGGCGCGACGGCACGGCACCGGCCGCGTGGTTCACCGTCGCCGTCGCCGCGATCCTGCCCACGATCGCCACCGAGGACTGGGTACTGGGCGGAACAAACGGGGCGATCTGGATCCTGCTCCTTGCCGGCGAGGCGTTCCTGGTCGCCCGCGGTCAGCCGACGACGAGGTGGAGGGGCTGGGAGCGGTCGACCACGAGACGGTCGAGCGCCGCGGCGGTGGCGTCGTCGGCGGGCAGCTGA
- a CDS encoding glycosyltransferase family 2 protein: MSVVIPTRRRPELVLRAVRTALAQTLRGIEVVVVIDGPDAATRQALADCGDPRVRVVELDESHGAPAARNVGVQHATAAWTAFLDDDDEWLPEKLSTQLALAEQSPYALPVVVSRLYMRTPRADVVLPRRLPETGEALSEYLAVRRGLFHGDGFIQTSTIMAPTELLRRVPFTDGLRRLQELDWSLRCLQLPDVGLVYADQPLVIWHADENRARVSTDAPWRESIEWLKESRQRVTPRAYAALATSVVASMAATSRSPRVFFGLLREAHRHGRPGVTDYVTYAQVWLVPPSFRRIVRDRAIGRRPVASAAATTP; this comes from the coding sequence GTGAGTGTCGTCATCCCCACCCGCAGGCGGCCCGAGCTCGTGCTGCGCGCGGTCCGCACCGCGTTGGCGCAGACGCTGCGGGGAATCGAGGTCGTCGTCGTCATCGACGGTCCGGACGCCGCGACCCGGCAGGCGCTCGCCGACTGCGGCGACCCGCGGGTCCGCGTGGTCGAGCTGGACGAGTCCCACGGCGCGCCGGCCGCGCGTAACGTCGGCGTCCAGCACGCGACGGCCGCCTGGACCGCGTTCCTCGACGACGACGACGAGTGGCTGCCGGAGAAGCTCTCCACCCAGCTCGCGCTGGCCGAGCAATCGCCCTACGCGCTGCCGGTGGTCGTCAGCCGGCTGTACATGCGCACGCCGCGCGCCGACGTGGTGCTTCCGCGCCGTCTTCCGGAGACCGGCGAGGCGCTGAGCGAGTACCTCGCGGTCCGCCGTGGGCTCTTCCACGGCGACGGGTTCATCCAGACCTCGACGATCATGGCGCCGACCGAGCTCCTCCGCCGGGTTCCGTTCACCGACGGGTTACGGCGGCTCCAGGAACTCGACTGGAGCCTGCGGTGCCTGCAGCTCCCCGACGTCGGACTGGTCTACGCCGACCAGCCGCTGGTCATCTGGCACGCGGACGAGAACCGCGCGCGGGTGAGCACCGACGCGCCGTGGCGGGAGTCGATCGAGTGGCTCAAGGAGAGCAGGCAGCGCGTCACGCCCCGCGCCTACGCGGCGCTGGCCACGAGCGTCGTCGCGTCGATGGCCGCGACCAGCCGGAGCCCGCGGGTCTTCTTCGGTCTGCTCCGGGAGGCGCACCGGCACGGCAGGCCCGGGGTGACCGACTACGTGACGTACGCCCAGGTGTGGCTGGTGCCGCCGAGCTTCCGGCGGATCGTCCGCGACCGGGCGATCGGCCGCCGACCGGTGGCGAGCGCCGCGGCCACCACTCCATGA
- a CDS encoding DUF6325 family protein, which produces MALGPLELLVLTFPADRFDEGVRATLDPLSIGGEMRIVDALALCGDPLRGTRAVELSDRPALRGDPVAPAGLATGLIRESDLHEAAALVDTRTLALVVLLEHRWVHDLAGPVAASRGTIVGLTHISGLPGRVRRLATVH; this is translated from the coding sequence ATGGCTCTCGGCCCGCTGGAACTGTTGGTGCTGACCTTCCCGGCGGACCGGTTCGACGAGGGAGTTCGCGCGACGCTGGATCCGCTGTCCATCGGCGGGGAGATGCGCATCGTCGACGCGCTGGCGCTCTGCGGCGATCCGCTCAGGGGCACCAGGGCCGTCGAGTTGAGCGACCGGCCCGCTCTGCGCGGCGATCCGGTGGCGCCGGCCGGATTGGCGACCGGTCTGATCCGGGAGTCGGACCTCCACGAGGCGGCGGCGTTGGTCGACACGCGCACCCTCGCGCTCGTCGTACTGCTCGAACACCGCTGGGTGCACGACCTCGCCGGCCCGGTCGCCGCGTCGCGCGGCACGATCGTCGGCCTGACGCACATCTCGGGCCTCCCCGGACGGGTGCGCCGGCTCGCCACCGTGCACTGA
- a CDS encoding LLM class flavin-dependent oxidoreductase, translating to MTSRDGVVFGFGAHSDVDDGSELLRMAQQADDDGLDVFSLSDHPYVGRRLDAYAALGFVLGRTRNLAGFVNVTNLPTRPAPMLARTITSLSALSGGRVVLGAGAGGLWDRIADLGVPRLTPAEAVDAFEEAIVLIRQLSGGGPPVIYQGRHYRVDGIEPAPVPAPAVWTGSVGRKSLAATGRVADGWIPGHAADWRSQRYRESRPIIDEAAVAAGRDPRAIRTVFNLPGRFTGRPLAASRDDEGRWVGGSVDQWVEELTTAVRDHGASGFLLFSPRGGAPDADSLRRWGTEVVPAVRAAISASADQPD from the coding sequence ATGACCTCACGAGACGGAGTCGTCTTCGGTTTCGGTGCGCACTCCGACGTCGACGACGGATCCGAGCTGCTGCGGATGGCACAGCAGGCCGACGACGACGGGCTCGACGTTTTCTCGCTGTCGGACCATCCGTACGTCGGCCGGCGCCTCGACGCCTACGCCGCGCTCGGGTTCGTCCTCGGACGTACCCGGAATCTCGCCGGGTTCGTCAACGTCACCAACCTCCCGACCCGGCCCGCGCCGATGCTCGCGCGCACGATCACGTCGCTCTCCGCGCTCTCCGGCGGGCGTGTCGTGCTCGGCGCCGGCGCCGGTGGGCTCTGGGACCGGATCGCCGACCTGGGGGTGCCGCGGCTGACCCCGGCCGAGGCCGTCGACGCCTTCGAAGAAGCGATCGTCCTGATCAGACAGCTGTCCGGTGGTGGTCCGCCGGTGATCTACCAGGGCCGCCACTACCGGGTCGACGGGATCGAGCCGGCGCCGGTGCCCGCGCCCGCCGTCTGGACCGGTTCCGTCGGCCGGAAGTCCCTCGCCGCCACCGGGCGGGTCGCCGACGGCTGGATCCCGGGTCACGCCGCGGACTGGCGCAGTCAGCGGTACCGGGAGTCGAGGCCGATCATCGACGAGGCAGCGGTCGCCGCCGGCCGCGATCCGCGGGCGATCCGGACGGTGTTCAACCTCCCGGGACGCTTCACCGGCCGGCCGCTGGCCGCGTCCCGCGACGACGAGGGACGCTGGGTCGGTGGCTCGGTCGACCAGTGGGTCGAGGAGCTGACCACGGCGGTGCGCGACCACGGCGCGTCGGGCTTCCTGCTCTTCTCCCCGCGCGGTGGCGCCCCGGACGCCGACTCCCTGCGTCGCTGGGGCACCGAGGTCGTGCCGGCGGTTCGGGCCGCGATCAGTGCCTCCGCGGATCAGCCGGACTGA
- a CDS encoding sensor histidine kinase, whose protein sequence is MRHGRVANMGLMLAVGSVAVLGLLVQTRGPYNEVDLDTAAEWAALLAVLVSTGALYFRRRYPVAVGVVALAAVAAYGLLLDRPGPIMLVFVVALYTVVDEGHLALAIGLGIGSVIAFAVADSANRTAESVNGATLLHAGWLVAVIVGVTRNRRAYLAEAQARVLAAEQSKEEEARRRATEERLRIARELHDALGHHLSLINVQASAALHRPDAARSEQALTVIKQASKETLRELRTTIGILRDQNEAPPEPAPGLNRLYELVTTAGRSGLEVRTELAETRPLPPDVDLAAYRIVQEALTNVSRHAEATVAVIRVRPDRDDVVVEVEDDGTGDAGPPGNGIRGMGERARSLGGSLTTGPGPDGGFRVVARLPVPAPVAAAAGDAR, encoded by the coding sequence ATGAGGCACGGCCGGGTGGCGAATATGGGCCTGATGCTCGCCGTGGGCTCGGTGGCCGTCCTCGGCCTGCTGGTGCAGACCCGAGGGCCCTACAACGAGGTGGACCTCGACACCGCCGCGGAGTGGGCGGCGCTGCTGGCCGTGCTGGTCTCCACCGGCGCGCTCTACTTCCGCCGTCGGTATCCGGTCGCGGTGGGCGTGGTGGCGCTCGCGGCGGTCGCGGCGTACGGGCTGCTGCTCGATCGGCCCGGGCCGATCATGCTGGTGTTCGTCGTCGCGCTCTACACCGTCGTCGACGAGGGGCATCTCGCGCTCGCGATCGGACTCGGTATCGGCTCGGTGATCGCTTTCGCCGTCGCCGACAGCGCGAACCGCACCGCCGAGAGCGTGAACGGGGCGACGCTGCTGCACGCCGGTTGGCTCGTCGCCGTCATCGTCGGCGTCACCCGCAACCGCCGGGCCTACCTCGCCGAAGCACAGGCGCGGGTGCTCGCGGCCGAGCAGAGCAAGGAGGAGGAGGCCCGGCGCCGGGCCACCGAGGAACGGCTGCGCATCGCCCGCGAGCTGCACGACGCGCTGGGTCACCACCTGTCGCTGATCAACGTGCAGGCCAGCGCCGCGCTGCACCGCCCGGACGCCGCCCGGTCCGAGCAGGCGCTCACCGTGATCAAACAGGCGAGCAAGGAAACTCTGCGGGAGCTACGCACCACGATCGGGATCTTGCGGGACCAGAACGAGGCGCCGCCCGAGCCCGCGCCCGGGCTCAACCGCCTCTACGAGCTGGTCACGACGGCCGGGCGGTCCGGCCTGGAGGTCCGCACCGAACTGGCCGAGACCCGACCGCTGCCGCCCGACGTCGACCTGGCGGCGTACCGGATCGTCCAGGAAGCGCTCACCAACGTGTCCCGGCACGCCGAGGCGACGGTGGCGGTGATCCGGGTCCGGCCCGATCGTGACGACGTAGTGGTGGAGGTCGAGGACGACGGCACCGGCGACGCGGGCCCGCCCGGCAACGGCATTCGCGGCATGGGGGAGCGGGCCCGATCGCTGGGCGGTTCGCTGACCACCGGTCCCGGACCGGACGGCGGGTTCCGGGTCGTGGCCCGCCTGCCGGTGCCCGCGCCGGTAGCGGCGGCGGCGGGGGACGCGCGGTGA
- a CDS encoding response regulator transcription factor: MIRILLADDQNLVRAGFRSILEGEDGIAVVGEAADGAEAVRLTLRTRPDVVLMDIRMPGLDGLAATREIAARSEARVLILTTFDLDDYVYGALRAGASGFLVKDTEPAELIHAVRVIARGDALIAPAITRRLIGEFTARARHPDPGPRLRALTEREREVLVLVAEGLSNDQIAARLVLSPATAKTHVSRIMTKTGVRDRAQLVILAYESGLTVPGWLAGS; this comes from the coding sequence GTGATCCGGATCCTGCTCGCCGACGACCAGAACCTGGTCCGTGCCGGGTTCCGGTCCATTCTCGAAGGCGAGGACGGTATCGCGGTGGTCGGCGAGGCCGCCGACGGTGCCGAGGCCGTCCGGCTCACCCTCCGGACGCGGCCGGACGTCGTCCTGATGGACATCCGGATGCCCGGGCTGGACGGTCTGGCGGCGACCCGGGAGATCGCCGCCCGCTCCGAGGCCCGGGTACTCATCCTCACCACGTTCGACCTGGACGACTACGTGTACGGCGCGCTCCGGGCCGGTGCGAGCGGCTTCCTGGTCAAGGACACCGAGCCGGCGGAGCTCATCCACGCCGTGCGCGTGATCGCGCGCGGGGACGCACTGATCGCGCCGGCGATCACCCGGAGGCTGATCGGCGAGTTCACGGCCCGGGCCCGGCATCCCGACCCGGGGCCGCGGCTGCGCGCGTTGACCGAGCGCGAGCGCGAGGTGTTGGTGCTGGTCGCCGAGGGCCTCTCCAACGACCAGATCGCCGCGCGGCTGGTGCTGAGCCCGGCTACCGCGAAGACGCACGTCAGCCGCATCATGACCAAGACGGGGGTACGGGACCGGGCTCAGCTGGTCATCCTCGCGTACGAATCCGGTCTGACGGTTCCCGGCTGGCTCGCCGGCTCCTGA
- a CDS encoding NAD(P)/FAD-dependent oxidoreductase, giving the protein MSRTVVVVGGGYGGAAVAKGLETEADVVLVDPREAFVNVAGSLRALTQPDWAANIFFPYATLLEQGTVLRDRAVSADPRGVTLASGRRVDADYLVLATGSSYAYPAKPRTDSIEGALEDLRRTHKEVRNAERVLIVGAGPVGLELAGEIKEVWPEKQVTVVDTAEQLLPGFEPELREDLHRQLDDLGVELRLGTGLTALPATEPGRAAPFAVTTTDGATISADVWFPAHGVQVNSGYLTDGLLTALTAQGQVPVTETLQVRGHEHVYAIGDLTDVAEAKMAAFAMQHAEVVAANIGAALRGESPATTYEPLPHRMILLPLGPRRGVGQLPGPDGPSVVPVATVSEYKGEDLLTGHLVGQLGPTAA; this is encoded by the coding sequence ATGAGTCGCACAGTCGTCGTGGTCGGTGGAGGTTACGGAGGCGCGGCGGTCGCCAAGGGCCTGGAGACCGAGGCCGACGTCGTCCTCGTCGATCCCCGGGAGGCCTTCGTCAACGTGGCCGGGTCGCTGCGGGCACTGACGCAGCCGGACTGGGCCGCCAACATCTTCTTCCCCTACGCCACGCTGCTCGAGCAGGGAACGGTGCTCCGCGACCGGGCGGTCTCGGCGGACCCGCGCGGCGTCACGCTCGCGTCCGGCCGGCGGGTCGACGCGGACTACCTCGTGCTGGCCACCGGCTCCAGCTACGCGTACCCCGCCAAGCCGCGTACCGACTCCATCGAGGGCGCACTGGAGGACCTGCGCCGCACCCACAAGGAGGTGCGGAACGCCGAGCGGGTGCTGATCGTGGGCGCCGGGCCGGTCGGTCTGGAGCTGGCCGGCGAGATCAAGGAGGTCTGGCCGGAGAAGCAGGTGACGGTCGTCGACACCGCCGAGCAGCTGCTGCCCGGCTTCGAGCCGGAGTTGCGGGAGGACCTGCACCGCCAGCTCGACGACCTCGGCGTCGAGCTGCGGCTGGGCACCGGACTGACCGCGCTGCCCGCCACCGAACCGGGTCGGGCCGCACCGTTCGCGGTGACCACCACGGACGGCGCCACGATCAGCGCCGACGTGTGGTTCCCCGCGCACGGGGTGCAGGTCAACAGCGGCTATCTCACCGACGGCCTGCTCACCGCGCTCACCGCCCAGGGGCAGGTCCCGGTCACCGAGACGCTCCAGGTCCGCGGGCACGAGCACGTCTACGCGATCGGTGACCTCACCGACGTCGCCGAGGCCAAGATGGCCGCGTTCGCGATGCAGCACGCCGAGGTCGTCGCCGCGAACATCGGCGCTGCACTCCGCGGCGAGAGCCCCGCCACCACCTACGAGCCGTTGCCGCACCGGATGATCCTGCTGCCGCTCGGGCCCCGCCGCGGCGTCGGCCAGCTGCCCGGCCCCGACGGCCCCAGCGTCGTCCCGGTGGCGACGGTCTCCGAGTACAAGGGTGAGGACCTGCTCACCGGCCACCTCGTCGGGCAGCTCGGCCCGACCGCCGCCTGA
- a CDS encoding helix-turn-helix transcriptional regulator — protein sequence MSDNELGLFLRTRREAITPAQVGLPAGPRRRAPGLRRSEVAALAGVSVEYVTRLEQGRDRHPSPQILSALADALRLTTGERTHLYTLTKAADPGFNCRGGAAPARTVRPTVQALLQRFEGTPAVLVNELGDVVAHTATYARLVGPIGLLDAAAPNLARFVFTDPRARDAYPDWEHVADEQVATLKHGPFTGDPHMAALVDELTVTAGDAFTQRVANVPGFAKSTGIVRLAHPEVGPLRLAYEVLDLPADDQLQLIVQLPADDATAAALDRLVVDRSQPLHLVVG from the coding sequence GTGAGCGACAACGAGCTCGGCTTGTTCCTCCGAACCCGACGGGAAGCAATCACTCCGGCGCAGGTGGGGCTGCCCGCCGGGCCGCGGCGACGCGCTCCTGGCCTGCGTCGCTCCGAGGTCGCGGCGCTGGCCGGCGTGAGCGTCGAGTACGTGACGCGGCTGGAACAGGGGCGCGATCGCCACCCGTCCCCGCAGATCCTGTCCGCCCTCGCCGACGCGCTACGGCTGACCACCGGGGAACGAACCCACCTGTACACGCTCACCAAGGCGGCCGATCCAGGGTTCAACTGCCGCGGCGGCGCCGCTCCGGCCCGCACCGTGCGCCCGACCGTGCAGGCCTTGCTCCAGCGTTTCGAGGGCACTCCGGCCGTGCTCGTCAACGAGCTCGGTGACGTCGTCGCGCACACCGCGACGTACGCGCGGCTGGTCGGCCCGATCGGCCTGCTGGACGCCGCCGCACCGAACCTGGCGCGGTTCGTCTTCACCGATCCCCGGGCCCGGGACGCCTACCCGGACTGGGAGCACGTCGCCGACGAGCAGGTCGCCACGCTCAAGCACGGCCCGTTCACGGGGGATCCGCACATGGCCGCCCTGGTCGACGAGCTGACCGTCACGGCGGGGGACGCGTTCACCCAGCGGGTCGCCAACGTTCCCGGGTTCGCGAAGTCCACCGGCATCGTTCGGCTCGCCCATCCCGAGGTGGGGCCGCTCCGGCTCGCGTACGAGGTGCTCGACCTCCCCGCCGACGATCAGCTGCAGCTGATCGTTCAGCTGCCCGCCGACGACGCCACCGCCGCGGCGCTCGACCGTCTCGTGGTCGACCGCTCCCAGCCCCTCCACCTCGTCGTCGGCTGA
- a CDS encoding DUF6223 family protein codes for MPVVQPKENPMYLLSADVTTMSAGRLTASAAGLIALIGVVLGVLALIRSGDQRWRRAATVAPVLGLIGIVAGGVVVATADGGLGTGNGLGGGVVALVVGAIAVALGGLAQVRSRRASREPSDRIRTRG; via the coding sequence GTGCCCGTCGTGCAACCGAAGGAGAACCCGATGTACCTGCTCAGTGCGGACGTCACCACGATGAGCGCCGGTCGCCTCACCGCCAGCGCGGCCGGTCTGATCGCGTTGATCGGTGTGGTCCTCGGTGTACTCGCGCTCATCCGCTCCGGCGATCAGCGGTGGCGTCGCGCGGCCACCGTGGCCCCGGTGCTCGGTCTGATCGGCATCGTCGCCGGTGGGGTGGTCGTGGCCACTGCGGACGGTGGTCTCGGCACCGGTAACGGGCTGGGCGGCGGTGTCGTGGCCCTGGTCGTCGGAGCGATCGCGGTGGCCCTCGGCGGGCTGGCGCAGGTCAGGAGCCGGCGAGCCAGCCGGGAACCGTCAGACCGGATTCGTACGCGAGGATGA
- a CDS encoding class II glutamine amidotransferase, which yields MAYTGSPVVANDLLFRPEHSIIVQSLRANLGHVTNGDGFGIGWYGTGDGETPALYKGTHPAWNDENLREIATNVRTPLLFAHVRASTGTPIERSNCHPFRHGRWLWMHNGSLANFEAVKRDLRMAVDPALYKYILGSTDTETLFYLALTFGLTDDPPAAVARAVGLVEEVGRKHGVEYPVHMTVATTDGETLWVFRYSSEKATSSLYYSNDASQVRRLYPDLDVLDRLGPDSRFIVSEPLRDLPGAWTEVPEASWALVRGGENHIHDFAPTSP from the coding sequence ATGGCCTACACGGGCAGCCCGGTCGTCGCCAACGACCTGCTGTTCCGCCCGGAGCACTCGATCATCGTCCAGAGTCTGCGCGCCAACCTCGGACACGTGACGAATGGGGACGGGTTCGGGATCGGCTGGTACGGCACCGGGGACGGTGAGACGCCGGCGTTGTACAAGGGCACACATCCGGCGTGGAACGACGAGAATCTCCGGGAGATCGCGACGAACGTCCGGACACCGCTCCTGTTCGCGCACGTCCGCGCGTCGACCGGAACGCCGATCGAGCGCAGCAACTGCCACCCGTTCCGGCACGGGCGGTGGCTGTGGATGCACAACGGGTCGCTGGCGAACTTCGAGGCCGTCAAGCGTGACCTCCGGATGGCCGTCGACCCCGCGTTGTACAAGTACATCCTGGGGTCGACCGACACCGAGACCTTGTTCTACCTAGCGCTCACGTTCGGTCTGACCGACGACCCGCCCGCCGCAGTCGCCCGGGCGGTCGGCCTCGTCGAGGAAGTCGGTCGGAAGCACGGCGTCGAGTACCCGGTCCACATGACCGTCGCCACGACCGACGGCGAGACGCTGTGGGTCTTCCGCTACTCCAGCGAGAAAGCCACGAGCTCGCTCTACTACTCCAACGACGCCTCCCAGGTACGTCGGCTCTATCCGGACCTGGACGTCCTCGACCGGCTCGGGCCCGACTCGCGGTTCATCGTCTCCGAGCCGCTGCGGGACCTCCCGGGCGCGTGGACCGAGGTACCCGAAGCCTCGTGGGCGCTGGTCCGCGGCGGCGAGAACCACATCCACGACTTCGCGCCGACGAGCCCTTAG
- the nhaA gene encoding Na+/H+ antiporter NhaA — protein sequence MREPTSNTSRLLRRGSWAEARRIAEILRSETVGGILLLVGAVAALLWANSAWSGGYADLRDTVVGPHALHLDLTLGQWASDGLLAIFFFVAGLELKREFVAGDLRDPRRAAVPVAAAVGGVLLPAVLYVAVNLGGDGLGGWAIPTATDIAFALAVLAVIGSALPTALRTFLLTLAVVDDLLAIVIIAFFYTDHLSAWPLLGALVPLAVFTVLVQRRVRSWWLLLPLAAAAWALVHASGVHATVAGVLLGFAVPVLRRTPSPGPGLAEHFEHRFRPISAGFAVPVFAFFAAGVTVGGLDGLWTALSDRAAIGVVVGLVVGKSVGIFVTTWVIARFTRASLDEGLAWVDVFGLAVLAGIGFTVSLLIGELSFGAQSERNEHVKVAVLVGSLLAAVLATGILRARNRRYRRIQEEEAVDADDDGVPDVYQSG from the coding sequence ATGCGAGAGCCGACGTCGAACACGTCCAGGCTGCTGCGCCGCGGCTCGTGGGCGGAGGCCCGCCGCATCGCCGAGATCCTGCGCAGCGAAACCGTCGGCGGCATCCTGCTCCTCGTCGGTGCCGTCGCGGCCCTGCTCTGGGCCAACTCCGCGTGGTCCGGCGGGTACGCGGACCTGCGCGACACGGTCGTCGGCCCGCACGCGCTGCACCTGGATCTGACACTCGGGCAGTGGGCGTCCGACGGCCTGCTGGCGATCTTCTTCTTCGTCGCCGGACTGGAACTCAAGCGCGAGTTCGTCGCCGGTGACCTCCGCGACCCGCGGCGGGCCGCGGTGCCGGTCGCCGCGGCCGTCGGCGGTGTTCTGCTCCCGGCCGTCCTGTACGTGGCGGTCAACCTCGGTGGCGACGGACTCGGCGGCTGGGCGATCCCGACCGCCACCGACATCGCGTTCGCCCTCGCCGTCCTCGCCGTGATCGGCAGCGCGCTGCCGACCGCCCTGCGCACGTTCCTGCTCACGCTCGCGGTCGTCGACGACCTGCTCGCGATCGTGATCATCGCGTTCTTCTACACCGACCACCTGTCGGCGTGGCCGCTGCTGGGTGCGCTGGTTCCGCTCGCCGTGTTCACCGTGCTGGTACAGCGTCGCGTCCGCAGCTGGTGGCTGCTGCTCCCGCTGGCCGCCGCCGCCTGGGCGTTGGTCCACGCCTCCGGCGTGCACGCCACGGTGGCCGGGGTGCTGCTCGGTTTCGCCGTCCCCGTCCTCCGGCGGACGCCGTCCCCCGGGCCCGGTCTGGCCGAGCACTTCGAACACCGGTTCCGGCCGATCTCCGCCGGGTTCGCCGTGCCGGTCTTCGCGTTCTTCGCCGCCGGGGTCACGGTCGGCGGGCTGGACGGGCTGTGGACCGCGCTGAGCGACCGCGCGGCGATCGGCGTCGTCGTCGGCCTGGTCGTCGGCAAGTCCGTCGGAATCTTCGTCACCACCTGGGTGATCGCCCGCTTCACCCGGGCCAGCCTGGACGAAGGCCTGGCCTGGGTGGACGTGTTCGGCCTCGCGGTGCTGGCCGGTATCGGGTTCACGGTCTCGCTGCTCATCGGCGAGCTCTCGTTCGGTGCCCAGAGCGAGCGCAACGAACACGTCAAGGTCGCCGTCCTCGTCGGGTCGCTGCTCGCGGCGGTGCTCGCCACCGGGATCCTCCGTGCCCGCAACCGCCGCTACCGCCGCATCCAGGAGGAGGAAGCCGTCGACGCGGACGACGACGGCGTCCCCGACGTCTATCAGTCCGGCTGA